Part of the Synergistaceae bacterium genome is shown below.
CGTGGTGCGGGCCGTGAGGGAAAACCTGAAGCCCTGGCACGAAATTTTCATCTGCGAAATGGGCGCGAGAAACGTCGGAGACATCAAAGAAATCTGCGACCTGGTGAAGCCGGCCCACGGGGTGATCACCTCCATCGGGCCTCAGCATCTGGAGTCCTTCAGGTCCCTGGAGAACGTCGTCCGGACGAAATTCGAGCTGGCCGACGCGCTCCCTGAGGGCGGCGCCGCATTCCTGAACCTCAACAACGCCTGCATTCGGGCCGAACGGAATCGCCGCGCGGACAGCGGCCCCAAAATGAAAAGCGTCGCCTGCGGGTTCTCCGAAGACTGCGACTACCGAGCGCACGACGTCGGCGTTTCAGCCGGGGGAAGCTCCTTTTTCGTAACGATGCCCGACGGGGAGAACCTGGCTTTCGAGACGGCGCTGATCGGAAGGCACAACGTCGAAAACATCGTCATGGCCGTGGCCGCGGCGGATTTTCTGGGCGTCGGCCGGAACGACATCGTCATTGGGGTGCGCCGTCTGGAGCCCGTCCCTCACCGCCTGCAGCTGATCCGCAGCGGCAGAGACATTCTCATCGACGACGCCTACAACTCCAACGTCACCGGCGCGAAGGCCGCGCTGGACGCGCTGGCTCTGTTCGACGGGCGCAAAATACTGGTGACGCCCGGCATGGTGGAACTGGGGAGCCGGCAGGACGAGCTCGCCGGACAATTTGGCGCTCAGGCCGCGGAAGTCTGCGACTTCGTGATTCTTATCGGGAAGCTTCAGACGGAAAATATTCTGAGTGGCCTGAAAAAAGCCGGGTACCCCGAAGATAAAATATACGTGGAGGACACCCTCGCCGCCGGACTTGCCAGGGTTGCCTCGCTGAACACGGACGGCGAGCGGAAAATCGTCCTGCTGGAAAACGACCTTCCGGATAATTATTAAAACTGAAGATTGAAACTGGAATATTGAAACTGAAGCGAAAAACAGGTGGTCAGAGCGACCGGCGTGGGGAGGATAAACAGATGAAAATTCGAGTGGGAGTTTTTTTTGGTGGAAAGAGCGTAGAGCACGAAGTTTCCATTATTTCCGCAATACAGGCCATTAACGCCTTCGACGGGGAAAAATACGACGTCGTTCCCGTCTACATCGCCAAAAACGGGGAGATGTACACCGGAGAAGACGTCGGCAAAATAGAAGAATATCGGGATATTCCGGCGCTTCTGAAAAAAAGCCGGAGGGTTTTTCTGTATTCGGAGGGAGAGCGGCATCTGCTGGTGCAGTACCCCATGAAGCGCTTCGGCAACTCCGTTCAGGCGGAGATCGACCTGGCGTTTCCCATCACCCACGGAACCAACGTGGAGGACGGCGCCCTCCAGGGGTATCTGAAGACCCTGTCCCTTCCCTTCGTGGGATGCGATGTGACGGCCTCGGCGCTGGGCATGGACAAGTACGCCATGAAAACGATCTGGAAGGCCAACGGCCTGCCGGTTCTGGACGGTCTGCGGCTTCGCGCCAGAGAGTGGTACAGCGGCAAAGAGCAGGTGTTTGCCCGGATCCGGAGCGCTTTTTCCTGGCCTTTGATCGTGAAGCCGGTGAACCTGGGGTCGAGTGTCGGAATCCGCAGGGCCGCCGACGAAGAAGAACTGAAGGAAGCTCTGGACTACGCTTTCCACTTTGCCGAAACGGCTCTGGTGGAATCGGCCGTACCGCATTTGAGAGAAATCAACTGCGCCGTTCTGGGCGATCAGGAATCCGCGACCGCTTCCGAGTGCGAGGAACCCATCAACCACGACGTAATTTTGAGTTACGCGGACAAATACCTGGGGGACGGCGGCGCAAAAAAGGGCATGAGCGCTGCAAAGAGGAAACTGCCCGCGGAGATTCCCCCCGACCTTCGCGACCGGATTCGGGAGCTCGCCCAAAAGGCTTTTCAGGCGCTGGGCTGCAACGGCGTCGCCAGGGTGGACTTCCTGATGAACGGAGAGAGCGGAGAAATCTGGATCAACGAGATCAACACCATCCCCGGTTCTCTGTCCTTCTACCTGTGGGAGCCCGTTGGAATGCCTTACGCGCGGCTTCTGGACGAAATGGTTCGTCTTGCCTTCAAACGACAGCGTGAAGAAGCCGAAATTTCTTACTCCTTTGACACCAACATCCTGGCCGGGTTCGCGGCGGGAGGACTCAAGGGCGGCAAGGCCGGGGTCCCGAAACTCTCCGGCAGTCGTTCCTGATTCACGAAAAAAGGACGGGGGGATTCCATATCTTTACACCAGCCTCTGCACTAACACTCGTTTAAGTTGGCGCGTCATCACTGCTGACGTACCCCCTCGGTCTGACGGCGAAGCAGAATCCGTCAAAATCCCTAGTGATATACTCCGTTAAAATGCCTGTTACATTTTTGGAGGAGTGATAGGATTCTTCACAAGAGGATCCGATCAAAATCGAATTTTGAAATTTTCGGCCTCTTCCTATTATAGATTTTCCGCAACATCTCCTTTCATCAAGGTCGCTGTCCTGCACACAGCGACCTTCATTTTTTGTATGATTATTGTCTCATGTCAATTTGAAGCAAGACATGCCATCACTTTAGCATAATTTAATGAAGAATATGACGACCGCAACGATGATCCGGTGCTCATTGAGAGGCAGACAATAAACCTGAAGGTTTCTCAGACGAAAGGTGACCGTGTCCGTGATGCCCCCCGCCGATAAGCTGAAGCGAATTTATTTTCAGGAAGCACGGGATGGCAAGCCTTTATTTGTTACGGAAAACGAATCCCTGCCTATGACACTGTTTGCGGAAGCTGAGGATGGAAGCGGATACAACATCTCCAATCCGGGCCTTGGAACGGAGTATGCGGTGGGGAGTGCGGATCTGGCGATGGTGACGCAGGAAAATTTCCAGGGAAAGGAGCAGGAGATGCTCCACGGGAAAAAGCCGGGAAGAACGACGCTGCGGGCTTCTTTATGGAGATTTGGAAACCGAGGTGGAACTGCGGGTTCTCCGAGATCCCGTGTACGCGGACATGCCCGACAATCTGCCTCCGCCCCCGCCTCAGCCGGATCGCCCCGTGGCCGTCAGCCCGCCGGACGGGACCGTCGTGGAATAGGGGAAAGGGTAAATTAGAAATCAGGAGGAAACGCGAGTGTTTTCTGAGAGAAAGAGGATTTTCGTCATCGGGTCTCCCGAATCAGGGCCAGCATCTCCTCGGAGCTGAGGCTTGCGGGAACGCCTGATTCGTCCAGCAGGCTTTCCGCCAGGTCCCGCTTCCAGGCGTGCAGATCCACAATTTTTTCCTCTATCGTGTTCTTCGCGACGATGCGGTATACCGTCACCGGACGATCCTGACCAATGCGGTGGGCGCGGTCGGAGGCCTGCTCCTCCACGGCGGGATTCCACCAGGGATCCATGTGAACGACGTAGTCCGCCACGGTCAGGTTCAGCCCCGTTCCCCCCGCCTTCAGGCTGATCAGGAAACAGTCTCCCTCCCCTGACTGAAAGGCTCGGACGCGCCGGCTCCGCTCCTGAGGCGGGGTGCTTCCGTCCAGATATTGATAGCCGACCTTCTCCTCGTCCAGATATTTCCTGAGAATCGTCAGATGGTCCACAAACTGGCTGAACACCAGAGCCTTGTGGCCGTTTTCCCTCAGATCCGTCAGAATTTCACCGAAGGCCTCCAGTTTCGCGGAGGGGAACTCTCCTTCCGGCATGACCAGAGAGGCGTTGCAGCAGGCGCGGCGCAGTCGCATCAGCTCGGCAAAAATCTGAAAACGCTGGTCCGCGGCGGCCATCGTATTCAACCCCTCCACGGCGCTCCGGCGCAGAGCTTCGTAGAGATTTCTTTCCTCATCCTTCATGTCCACTCGAAGGGTGATCTCCGTTTTGGGCGGAAGCTCCTCCAGCACCTGCTCCTTGCTGCGGCGCAGAATGAAAGGCTGGATCACCTTTTTCAGGCGGCGGCGGGCTTCGGGGTCGTTGTCCCGCTCAATGGGCGCGGCGAAGCGGCGGTTGAAACTGTCCAGCGACCCCAGAAAATGCGGATTGAGAAAGCGGAAGAGGTTCCAGAGTTCCGCCAGATGGTTTTCGATGGGAGTGCCCGTGGTGATCACCCGGAAGTCCCCATGCAGCTTCATCGCCGCCATGGACCGCTTCGTTCCCATGTTCTTGATGGCCTGGGCTTCGTCCAAAACGATGGTGTGCCAGTGGACGTCCGAAATCCGGTCGATCTCGTTCTGAAGCAGGCCGTAGGTCGTCACGATGACGTCCAGGGGCGCCAGGTCGCTCAGGGTCTGCTCCCGGTCTCCGTTGCGCAGCTCCTTCATGACGAGGGCCGGAGCGAAACGGCGCGCTTCGTCCAGCCAGTTGGAACAAACCGACGTGGGGGCCACCACCAGGGCCGGCCCTCCGCTTCCCCTGGCCAGCAGAAGGGCAAGGGTCTGGATGGTCTTGCCCAGCCCCATGTCGTCGGCCAGACAGGCTCCGGCCTTCCAGGAGGCCAGCCGTGACATCCACTGATAGCCCTCCATCTGGTAGTTCCGCAGCTCCCCGCGGAAGGTGGAGGGCAAGGCGGGATTCAGGGCGGCGGCTTCGTCGATGAGTCGAAGCTGACGCTCCCAGTCGGCGTTGCTCCGGAAGGCTCCCACCTCGTCCATCAGAGGCGCGACAAGGCCCACCGAAAGGGGCGACACCCGAAGCTCCTCTCCCCGCTGATCTCCCAGGGCGGCCAGAGCCTCGATTTTCCGCCGAAACTCCTTCGTAAGGGCGAGAAACTGCCCGCCCCCAAGGGGGAGAAAGCGCCCGCAGCCGGCCCGAAGCAGCTGAATCATGTCTTTCATGTTCAGCACTGTCTGCTCGTCCACGCGAACCTCGCCGGAAAGCGCGAACCAGTCCTGCACGCTGCGCACCGAAACGTTCATGGCGGACATGGACACCTGGGACCGGACCTGCATGGTCTGCCCCTTCGGCCACTCCACCACAACCGAATCCCCCATCTCCCGCAGCTGCATCAGAAACTCCAGAGACATTTCGGGAGTGGAAAGATTCCACCGCTCGTCGGAGACCTGTTCGGCATCCATGAGGATGGGACAGCTCCGCAGGGTCAGCATCAGCGCGTCTTTTTCCGCCTCCAGAATGCGGCGGGCCTGAATGCGGCGGGAATCGACCCTTCCGAATATGCTGCTGCCCCCCACTCCGGGGCGGCAGGGAACGCCGCTGGGCCCCAGAGGGCGCACGATCATCTCCACGTCGAGGCCGTCGCCGGAGGGCTGAATCTGAACGCAGATGCGCGAATCGGCCTCCACCTGCTCCGCGTTTACCCCGATGCCTTCGATGTCGGCGTGGATCGTCACGATGGAGACCAGGCTTTCCAGCGTTTTCAGCAGCGATTCCCGCGCCCGCTCCGGCACGATCAGCCCGTTCTCCCCCAGAATTTCCGCCATGCGGACGTGGCGCTCGTCGAAACGGGTGACGCGCAGACAGTTGTGCCCGTCCTCCTGAATAACTCGCTGGGGAGCGTTTTTTCCCTTCGGAAAGGGCGTCAGTTCCAGAAGATATTTTCCGTTCTCGTAAATCGCCAGAAGCCGGGGTTCGTCCGACGCCACCTCCACGTGGCCGCCGTCGTCCCCGCGGAAGAGATGTGGATGCCCCGCCAGCGCCTCCAGAGCCTGAGGAGCGTCGATATAATAATTCGCGCCGAAGTAACCGCGCTCTTCCCTGATCGCGGACGCCGCCCGACGATCCTGCTCCGTCATGCCGGGAATCTGCTCCATTTTGCGGTACAGGCGCTTCAGGGAGACGTTTTTCCCCTTGCTCCAGCCCGAGTTTTGCAGGGTCTGCTCCAGAGGCGTCAGAGAAATATGGTACGGAACGCCCTTCAGAGAGGACCAGGAAATTTCCCAGGCGAAGCGTTTGGCTCCCCTGAGGGTTGCGGCCTCTCCCCGGACGCCGATGCCGGACAGCTCGGTGAGGGACCGTTCCCACTCCCTCTGGGAGGACATCAGGTCCTTCAGAGGATGAGCCGGCACGCGAACATGGCTGTAATTTTTCTCATCCTCCGGCCACAGCTCCCGTATCAGCACGGCCAGCTCCTCCGCCAGAAACCGCAGGCCCAGGGCTTCAATCTCCCTGAAGGTCTCCTGCGTCAGCGTCCTGCACTCCAGGCGGGTCCGGTCCAAATCCATCCAGAAGGCGCAGAGGACGAAAAAGAAAACGTACAGCGCCCGCTCCGGTCGATTGCGTAAAAGTCGCATGGACTCGAAAAGTCCGGATTTTTTCGAGTCGGGGTCGATGAGGGTCCGCAAAAAGATAAAAGGCGTGAAGGTCGTGACGCTGATGCCAAAGTCCCGCGCCGTGTTCAGATAGTCCTTCGCCTTTTTCGTGGAAGCGCCATCTCTCACAAGAAGAAGCGGATAAAAAAAGCTCGTCCAGGAGTAGAAGGCCGCCCGGCGTTTTTTCGCGGCCCTGCGCAGGGCCTTCAGCCCCTTTTCGTAAAAGGCCAGAGCCTCGTCCCGGTCGCCGCGGGTCAGGGCCTCCAGCGCGGCCATGCTGAAGGCGTCCGGAAGAGCGGCGTTTTTTGCCGCCTGTACCGCTTCCTCCATGTTTCCAAAGAGGATCGTCCAGTCCGCCCAGATGGCCGTCATGGCGAACTCGTCGGGATTTTTCTCCCGATACGCGCCGAAGATCTCCCACATTTTTCTGAAACAGGAAGGGTCGTCCAGGAGCTTCCAGGGCAGGGACTCGAAGGCCCCTTTTCCCATCCGCGGCGGCAGAGAAAGGAAAATCTCCCTGTCCGGCGGATTGGCCAGAATCTCCAGGTACGGATCCACGTCTTTGAGGGTCCGCCCGTGGCGGTCCTCCTGCTCGTAAACCGACGCGGCAAGGACATTTTCGTACGTTCTCAGATCGCACCGGTACAGGGCGTTCCGCATGGCCCGCAGATAATGGGTCGGGGACTCGAAGCAGAAGGTGGTCCGTTCCTCCCGAATGTCGAGGGCGCCTCTCACGATCCTGTCGATGTGGACAAAATCGCCTCTCGCCAGAGCCTCCCTGGCGGCCACCTCCACAATCAGCCGATTGCACGCCCAGTCCCCGTCGGCGGTTTTTTCCATGAGTTTCAGCCGCTTCCACCGCTCCACCATTCCCTGGAGGTCTTTCAGGGAGCGTTCGGACCATCCCGTTGCGGCTCCGGGGACCTCCGCGTCCACCTTTTGCAGAATCCGCAGAAAATCCGCGGTGGACACCGAAATGTAAATGACGGATAAAACCCGAAGCGCGGCCTGTTGTTCGTCAGGCAGGGCGTGACAGGTCTCGATAAGTTTTTTTCTCTGCTTTTCGTCGAACGGCAAAATTCTTTCCTCGACAGGATCAAAAATTAAATTTTTTAAAATTATATTTTATTAAATACAGATGGTCAATAAATCCTGGGAGAGGAAAGCCAAACAGCGATATAATAACGAGGGTCAGGAGTATTTGGGAAAACTCAGGGAGGATTCAATGAAAAATTACTTTCTGATGTTTCTGTCCGGCCTTGCGGCGCTTTTTCTGTGCGCGGGGGCCGAAGCGGGTTATGAAGAGGGGCTGGAGGCCCGTAAAAAAGGGGACTACGCCGAGGCTCTGCATCAGTGGCTGGTGGCGTCGGATGATCCCCGCTGCATGACGGCCATCGGAGTCATGTACGATTACGGCGAGGGGCTGCCCAGAGACGTGGACAAGGCGGCCGGCTGGTACAAAAAGGCGGCGGACAGGGGAGAATATCGGGCCATTGCGCAGCTGGCCAGCTTTTCCCTGAACGGGGCGGGCAACATCGACCCCGATCCGACGGAATGGCGCAAAAAACTGGAAGCGATCGAGGGCAGAGATGATTACGCCGACAGCATCCTGGCGTACTTCTACATGGACGGTTACGGAGGGGCGAAAAATCTGGAGAAGGCGTCCGCCCTTCTGACCGCTCTGGTGCAAAAAGGTTACACCCAGCTGGATGCGGTGGCGCAGCAGGCGGCCAAACGCCTGGCCGACCAGAAAGCCGGCGTTGTGGAAGTGGACGCTCTCACCGCCGAAATGGCCCGGGGAGCGGCCTCCTTCGACCTGAAATACCGGGACCGGCGCATCGTGCTGAGCGGATGGGTCGTTTCCGTGGATCGCCTGAGCAACAGAGGCTACGTGGTGAAATTCGGGACCTCCACAGTGCCTTCATCCAGCCCGAAGGACAATATTCTGGCCATTTTTTACGACCCCTCCCGCACGGAGGGCGTGGCTTCGCTGAAACCCGGCATGTTCGTCAAACTGGACGGCGTTTACGTGGGACAGCATCCTTTCCCCCTGGACGACTG
Proteins encoded:
- a CDS encoding D-alanine--D-alanine ligase, which gives rise to MKIRVGVFFGGKSVEHEVSIISAIQAINAFDGEKYDVVPVYIAKNGEMYTGEDVGKIEEYRDIPALLKKSRRVFLYSEGERHLLVQYPMKRFGNSVQAEIDLAFPITHGTNVEDGALQGYLKTLSLPFVGCDVTASALGMDKYAMKTIWKANGLPVLDGLRLRAREWYSGKEQVFARIRSAFSWPLIVKPVNLGSSVGIRRAADEEELKEALDYAFHFAETALVESAVPHLREINCAVLGDQESATASECEEPINHDVILSYADKYLGDGGAKKGMSAAKRKLPAEIPPDLRDRIRELAQKAFQALGCNGVARVDFLMNGESGEIWINEINTIPGSLSFYLWEPVGMPYARLLDEMVRLAFKRQREEAEISYSFDTNILAGFAAGGLKGGKAGVPKLSGSRS
- a CDS encoding UDP-N-acetylmuramoyl-tripeptide--D-alanyl-D-alanine ligase is translated as MSLTTAPVSAAFLFSCCLFTLHALHMFQLNSYKIGIQLRWLAGHRRGWLGRNVLLLPLLLIFRLNSQIAPGAMFVCFSGQALAQFLYARSHPAKKPLVYTNRVKRLLTTHAVLLSALAFLPPSFANAGGDGAASFLAVWGLWLAFLHMLTPFFILLANIVNSPLEKWINNRYVDDARRLLRDHPKLLVLGVTGSYGKTSTKFFLHKLLSMKYNVLMTPENYNTTLGVVRAVRENLKPWHEIFICEMGARNVGDIKEICDLVKPAHGVITSIGPQHLESFRSLENVVRTKFELADALPEGGAAFLNLNNACIRAERNRRADSGPKMKSVACGFSEDCDYRAHDVGVSAGGSSFFVTMPDGENLAFETALIGRHNVENIVMAVAAADFLGVGRNDIVIGVRRLEPVPHRLQLIRSGRDILIDDAYNSNVTGAKAALDALALFDGRKILVTPGMVELGSRQDELAGQFGAQAAEVCDFVILIGKLQTENILSGLKKAGYPEDKIYVEDTLAAGLARVASLNTDGERKIVLLENDLPDNY
- a CDS encoding DEAD/DEAH box helicase, whose product is MPFDEKQRKKLIETCHALPDEQQAALRVLSVIYISVSTADFLRILQKVDAEVPGAATGWSERSLKDLQGMVERWKRLKLMEKTADGDWACNRLIVEVAAREALARGDFVHIDRIVRGALDIREERTTFCFESPTHYLRAMRNALYRCDLRTYENVLAASVYEQEDRHGRTLKDVDPYLEILANPPDREIFLSLPPRMGKGAFESLPWKLLDDPSCFRKMWEIFGAYREKNPDEFAMTAIWADWTILFGNMEEAVQAAKNAALPDAFSMAALEALTRGDRDEALAFYEKGLKALRRAAKKRRAAFYSWTSFFYPLLLVRDGASTKKAKDYLNTARDFGISVTTFTPFIFLRTLIDPDSKKSGLFESMRLLRNRPERALYVFFFVLCAFWMDLDRTRLECRTLTQETFREIEALGLRFLAEELAVLIRELWPEDEKNYSHVRVPAHPLKDLMSSQREWERSLTELSGIGVRGEAATLRGAKRFAWEISWSSLKGVPYHISLTPLEQTLQNSGWSKGKNVSLKRLYRKMEQIPGMTEQDRRAASAIREERGYFGANYYIDAPQALEALAGHPHLFRGDDGGHVEVASDEPRLLAIYENGKYLLELTPFPKGKNAPQRVIQEDGHNCLRVTRFDERHVRMAEILGENGLIVPERARESLLKTLESLVSIVTIHADIEGIGVNAEQVEADSRICVQIQPSGDGLDVEMIVRPLGPSGVPCRPGVGGSSIFGRVDSRRIQARRILEAEKDALMLTLRSCPILMDAEQVSDERWNLSTPEMSLEFLMQLREMGDSVVVEWPKGQTMQVRSQVSMSAMNVSVRSVQDWFALSGEVRVDEQTVLNMKDMIQLLRAGCGRFLPLGGGQFLALTKEFRRKIEALAALGDQRGEELRVSPLSVGLVAPLMDEVGAFRSNADWERQLRLIDEAAALNPALPSTFRGELRNYQMEGYQWMSRLASWKAGACLADDMGLGKTIQTLALLLARGSGGPALVVAPTSVCSNWLDEARRFAPALVMKELRNGDREQTLSDLAPLDVIVTTYGLLQNEIDRISDVHWHTIVLDEAQAIKNMGTKRSMAAMKLHGDFRVITTGTPIENHLAELWNLFRFLNPHFLGSLDSFNRRFAAPIERDNDPEARRRLKKVIQPFILRRSKEQVLEELPPKTEITLRVDMKDEERNLYEALRRSAVEGLNTMAAADQRFQIFAELMRLRRACCNASLVMPEGEFPSAKLEAFGEILTDLRENGHKALVFSQFVDHLTILRKYLDEEKVGYQYLDGSTPPQERSRRVRAFQSGEGDCFLISLKAGGTGLNLTVADYVVHMDPWWNPAVEEQASDRAHRIGQDRPVTVYRIVAKNTIEEKIVDLHAWKRDLAESLLDESGVPASLSSEEMLALIRETR